From the Juglans microcarpa x Juglans regia isolate MS1-56 chromosome 3D, Jm3101_v1.0, whole genome shotgun sequence genome, the window GAATCAACCGATGATGAAGAGCTGGCTGAATGGTTTGGGCATGGGAAGACTGAGAGAAAGGCTTGTTCCACTACCTGATCAATTGCAAGATTGATTGAAGATAAAAGCATTGCCTCCAGAGAACATGGTGATTTCAGGAAACTAGGTGTGCACTACAAGGCAGATTTTCTGGTTAAAAAGTGCCGGTAAAGCCTTGATCCTTCTGCCTTGTTTGTAAAAGCAGGCCAAGATTTTGTGCAGTCCTGGCTTttggtgtttcatgtgtctGTAACCTATGTGAATTTTGCTGCGCTGTAGTAGCTTTGATTCTGAGGTAATTCCATTTATCGAAAAATGGGGATTCATAAATCTCTCGCACATCATCTTGGAGAATTCTCGCTGGCCAATGCAACGGAAAGAAcaaccatttaaaaaaagaaaacagtaaCAAAAACCCTACAATAATCAACCGACATTACCATTGGgcgttgtaaaaattataacgtGTGACGACCAAAACATTATTCCAGGATACAAATTACGTTGCTCTTGACATCCCATACACTTGCCCTGATTTGACTAACTGATACTGATACAAGCAATacaacaagaacaagaggaacGATAGTTACATTGAAGATAAGGAATCCTCCCGTTGTTGATACCCAAACAATCCCCTCTCCAAGACCCAGTCTTCTATCATTGCCTGGGAACTAAAAGGCTGGTCGGTAGGCACAAGATGCCCAGCCCCCAACACTACAACATGACTCAAACTCCCCCTATTCCTCACGTACCCAGCAAGCGCCCCACTTACCTTCCAAACCTTCCTCTCTGTCATTAAAAACTCCTCAATTCCATCCCAATTCATCGTTTTCATCCAAGCCTCTGTTGAAACCACACCATCCCTCAAATCAAAATGCCCTTGATACAACAAAACCTTGCTTTTCTTCACCAAAAACTCCACCATATATTTCACACTCTTCATCACATCCTCGTGCAATGCGTTCCCCACAACATCGCTGCATTCCTCAAAAAACACGGATTGGTTCGCTCGCAAGGCCCTCTTTACCTCCTCGTTTTGTAAAAACTGGGTAACCAACTCAGTTTGGTAAGGAACTTTCCTAGTAAAATCATACAAAGTGGCCAATCCTGTCATGTTTTGCAGCAAACGCAAGACCCCATTCCTAGCATTTGTTGCCGCCGTCCAATTCCTTGATTTGGTCAGTCTAACTGCCTCCAATTGCGCCTTCTCCAGCTCACCCTTCTGTTTCTCATCGATCAGACCAGAAAAGTAAGCATTTACAGCATGAGTGGCCACTTGTGTCAGGGGTTCCGTTAATCCGTTTCCGATAGCAACGCCTGCTAAGTTCACCTGCTCCGACACCGGCAACTGAGCATTCTTCTTGAGGATATAGTAACCAATTGCAGGAACATACTTCCCCGCATAGCTCTCACCCGTAATATAAATTGGACGAGACTTAAACTGCGGGTCTAATTGAAGAAAAGAGGTGATTGCAGCAAAAAGATGCTTGGCAACAGTGTATTGACCTCTTGGGATTTCTTCGGGCGTAGAGGCAATACTAAAACCGGTTCCAATCGGATTATCGAGGAAAAGAAGGCCGAATTTGCGGTTCCAAGAACCTAAATTTGGTTCAAGAACAAGGGGGTCGTTCCGGGCTTTGAGAAAGTTTACACGCCAGGGGCCGAGCTCGAGGAAGTTGCCGATCATGGAGGAGCAGCCAGGGCCACCCTGGAGCCAAATAACAAGTGGGGTTTGGGAGAGCGATGAAAAGGGATCCTGGACTTCATAGAAGGCGTAGAAAATGGCGGAACTGGTGGCTGGACTGACGGGGAGGTAGCCTGATTTGGTGGGGAGGGCTTCATCGGGAAAGGAAGGGGGTGAAGCTGGAATTTGGTggaagaaggagagagagatgaggaggaggaggaggagattaAGGGCACGGCGGACTGTTGACTCCATTAAGGGTGAGTGAGGAGGCAAGGAAGACAGAGCAGTGGTTGTGGCCCTGTGGGTTGTTAGTGGAGTTGaaaaccttttctttttgggcCCTCAATTCAATCAGCTGAGACAGGAGAGTTTTGGAGGAATCGGATTCGCTAGGGAGTCGCGAACCTTTACCTTCTTCTGGTTATCACGGGCTACTATTGCttacttttaattatcaaaaaataaaaagaatggaCGGGATGTGTTTTAAAAAGTGACGTATGATGGAcgatttttttatgaaaaaaatttatttatcatttctatacattacatatttttttttattattaaatgtgTGGTAATAGAcataagtagaagaattcaataaatttaagaataataaaatttaaaacaatttaaaatttttgttttaaaaaaagtgtagtATATAGTGTAtagtgtgtgaggatgatgaataactaaactcttttttttatataatgtgaATTGCAGGTTTGTAACGAGTATTTATACCTTGAGTCATAACACATAGGATGCACAATTTCTATAACACTTAACCACCACTCAAACTGTCTCTAAGAGGAGCaccttttattatatttttctctctcctcttgtGAATAGAGGATGAGGTGAAGGTTTAGAGGGGACCATAGGAGATCCTAACGGTTTTGTAGTGGTAGGCAGGTGGTATGTAGTTGGTGTGCAGCGGATAGTAAGGCAGCACACAGTGGTTGTAGTAGGTGAAAGGTTACGGTGACATTACTAGAGCCTAAAAACGTGGTGGtagaatagaaaattttaaggGGACTTTGTTCGAGTTGTTAATAGGGTAGGAGGAGGGTCTAGTGCAGAAGGAGAATGAATGAGGTAGAAGAAAAACATGAGAGATTCTACTTGacggaggaggaaggggaatcAATAGCTATTAACGAAACTGTTATAGAAGAAATCCAATTTATAGGGAAGTGTAGCTTGGTGAGAAGGGTTTGTATGGAGAGGAGTATTAGAAAGGAAGTGCTAGAGACAACAATGATGAAAGTTTGGAGAGTCAATAAGCCAGTAAAGTTCGTTTAGCTGAGGAATAATGTGTTCCCACTACTTTTGCTAATCATGCAGATAAGTAAAAGGTATGGAGTGGGAGACCATGACTATTTGATTCACATTTGCTAGCACTAAAATTGTTTGAGGAATTCACACCACCTcgagtttgaagtttgaacataGGAGGTTCTAGGCCTAAATGCATGATATGCCTCTGGTTTGTATGGATGAAGACGATGGGAAGTAGATAGGAAAGACTATTGGCACGAGAAGACAAATGGGAATGGATGGGGTAGATTTCTAAGAGTTCAAATCAGTTTAAAGCTTCGCAAACCTTTGGCTAGAGGTCAATTTATTATTGTGAAAGGAGAAAAGTTGTGGATTCCTTTAAGGTATGAGAAGTTATCTAGAATATGTTTTGCTTGTGGTTGTTTGGTTCATGAAAGTAAGGGATGTAAGGGGAAAGGAGAAGGGAAGGATCAGTATGGATCGTGGCTGAGGGCTGAGGCTAAATTAGGCTACAAAGTGAAGGAAATAGAGGGTTATAAAGACACCAGAAGGGGAGCTAGCAGTTTTCATACAAATATGGAAGAAGAGGGAGATAAGGAAGGCACTAATAAGGATGGAGGGGAGGAAATCAATGAGGGCATGTTATTTGATATGGTGAGAGGAGAAAATGATGAAGGGGTTGGGGAAAAGTGTAGTGTAGGGCAAGAGGTGGAGGTTGTGAATGATACTCAGGTAGTAGACGTGTTGTATGTGAAGGAAAAATCAAGGGAGGTTAGGAGAGGGGGGGCAGGAGATTGAAGTTGTGTTGGCTGGGAGAGGACCAAAGCTTATTGCAGATGGAAAACCTACAACTAGGAGAGGGTGGAAAAGAAAAGCTAGAGAGAATGGGCAGGTTGATGTTAAAACGGGAGGCTACTTAAatagaaaaagtttgaaagatgaggaggaggaaggagagGGTGAGAGTGGGAAGCATAAAAAAGGAAGACTGGACAAGGACAAAATAATGGTGGAATTTTACCAAGATTTGGTAGAGGCTATTCAACAACCCTCCCAATCGCAATGAAAattctaagttggaactgtcgagggcttgggaaccttCGGATAGTTCAGGACCTCTATCATTTGGTGGTGGAAAAGAGACCTGATATAGTCTTTTAGATGGAGactaaattaagagaaaaaatgtGTAATCGATTGAAGAAAAAACTAAATTGTGAATGATGTTTCTTGGTGGAGTCAGTAGGGTGGAGGGGTGGATTAGCACTCTTATGGAACAATTTGGTAAATGATGAAGTTATGAACTATACACAGAGGCATATAAATGTGTGGATTTCAGAGGAGGAAAATAAGGGTGGATGGATGCTGACAGGTTATTATGGGCAACCAGAAACTATAAAGAGGGCTGAAGCTTGGGATTTCTTTGAGTCTTTAAGGCCTAAGGGTAATCAAGGGTGGTGTGTAAtagatgattttaatgaaattacaACTCATGATGAGAAGGTGGGGGGAAATCCAAGACAGGAAAAATTGATGGAGAGGTTCAGGATGGCTTTAGAGAAAGGGAATCTTTTTGATTTAGGGTGGAGAGGGAACAAGTTCACATGGAGCAATAAACATGAGAATGATACATTTACCAAAGAAAGGTTAGATAGGGCAGTGGCCAA encodes:
- the LOC121256537 gene encoding serine carboxypeptidase-like 50, producing MESTVRRALNLLLLLLISLSFFHQIPASPPSFPDEALPTKSGYLPVSPATSSAIFYAFYEVQDPFSSLSQTPLVIWLQGGPGCSSMIGNFLELGPWRVNFLKARNDPLVLEPNLGSWNRKFGLLFLDNPIGTGFSIASTPEEIPRGQYTVAKHLFAAITSFLQLDPQFKSRPIYITGESYAGKYVPAIGYYILKKNAQLPVSEQVNLAGVAIGNGLTEPLTQVATHAVNAYFSGLIDEKQKGELEKAQLEAVRLTKSRNWTAATNARNGVLRLLQNMTGLATLYDFTRKVPYQTELVTQFLQNEEVKRALRANQSVFFEECSDVVGNALHEDVMKSVKYMVEFLVKKSKVLLYQGHFDLRDGVVSTEAWMKTMNWDGIEEFLMTERKVWKVSGALAGYVRNRGSLSHVVVLGAGHLVPTDQPFSSQAMIEDWVLERGLFGYQQREDSLSSM